In the Helianthus annuus cultivar XRQ/B chromosome 11, HanXRQr2.0-SUNRISE, whole genome shotgun sequence genome, one interval contains:
- the LOC110888046 gene encoding myb-like protein X, whose translation MQQEYEEAKNFRRWDKKRECYVNSKGEPVVHPREVVYNDVLAVIPLSGEYYSNVEKGKNYVKKLDKIIRDVMTTSLRQRDEERMKKNVENLVDELKKVVEEEKEEVEAGGEEDQKPAEEAVTKKQQDKKNLKKKEEVNEEKQEEADEKLEKSVEVADAGEAVAEEQQEKEVDQKKTTEKAEVSTTEVNTSTESSEVLNTTVEQCKKCMEACSAYTLKRQYEIKQQVVNSYIEEVAELKRKITDLEQDNNKLHSYHDLSYVLERIFNIKPDVNDSEKNKKGIGSKYHQVPPPFEEKITFYDDEKVEKAFNMSENVHLKSELNGFSMRKWYSNINSKRLNINKYENDQNPDEERTMGFRLKILNMNKNRAITWKNKLQSLLKKKKKRGGRVSGGAF comes from the exons ATGCAGCAAGAGTATGAAGAAGCTAAAAATTTTCGAAGATGGGACAAGAAACGAGAGTGTTATGTCAATAGCAAAGGAGAACCTGTGGTTCATCCAAGAGAAGTGGTATATAACGATGTTCTTGCAGTAATACCTTTGTCCGGTGAATACTATTCAAATGTCGAAAAAGGTAAAAATTATGTTAAAAAGCTGGACAAGATAATCAGGGATGTCATGACAACAAGTCTTAGGCAGAGagatgaagaaagaatgaagaagaatgttgaaaaTTTGGTGGATGAATTGAAGAAGGttgttgaagaagagaaagaagaagtagAAGCAGGTGGTGAAGAAGATCAGAAACCAGCAGAAGAAGCTGTTACTAAAAAACAGCAGGATAAAAAGAAtttgaagaagaaagaagaagttAATGAAGAGAAACAAGAAGAAGCTGATGAGAAGCTGGAAAAGTCGGTTGAAGTAGCTGATGCAGGTGAAGCTGTTGCTGAGGAACAGCAGGAGAAGGAAGTTGATCAGAAGAAGACGACAGAAAAAGCCGAGGTGTCAACTACTGAGGTAAATACTTCAACTGAATCTTCTGAGGTTTTAAATACAactgttgaacagtgcaagaaatgcatggaagcgtgcagtgctt ATACGCTTAAGCGacaatatgaaataaaacaacaAGTTGTGAACTCTTATATTGAAGAAGTCGCTGAGCTTAAACGTAAAATAACTGATTTAGAACAAGATAATAACAAGTTGCATAGTTATCACGATTTATCATATGttcttgaacgtattttcaacattaAACCGGATGTTAACGATTCTGAGAAAAACAAGAAAGGAATTGGCTCAAaatatcatcaggttccaccaccgttTGAGGAAAAAATTACATTCTATGATGACGAGAAGgtggaaaaagctttcaacatg AGTGAAAATGTTCACTTAAAATCTGAACTAAATGGGTTCAGTATGAGAAAATGGTATTCAAACATCAACAGCAAGAGGTTGAACATTAATAAATACGAAAATGACCAAAACCCAGATGAAGAACGAACAATGGGTTTTAGGCTTAAAATCTTGAATATGAATAAAAACAGAGCAATTACTTGGAAGAATAAGCTTCAAAGTTTgctgaaaaagaagaagaagagagggGGAAGGGTATCTggaggggcattttag